In Halomicrobium zhouii, the sequence GGTCGTCTGGTCCTGGTCGTAGTGGAGAAAGCCCGCGTCTGTGAGCTTCGGGAGGTGGACGTGGTGGAGCCGTACGTAACACCGTTCGACGGCCTCGTCGGGGATCGCTCGCCCGTCGGCGTCGCGTTCCCGGGCCACGACGTCGCGTGCCAGGTCCGCGACGCCGACGGGGCCGTCCGCAGACTGGAGACACCGGAACACGGCACGTCGCCGCTCGTGAGAGAGGGCGGTGAACGCCTCGTCGAGCGTAGCGTCGGGAGATATCGTCGTCTGAATGGTGGTCATCGACTAGTCGGAGGGCGTCGAACCGCTTGAGAAATCGGTCTCATCTGTCCCACCTCTTAAGTGCCGCTGCGGTGTCACCAGCCGATCCTCACTGGTCGCTCTCGTCGTCCCCGTCGTCGACGGCGAGGGTGTTGCCCACGAGATTTGCCGTCCCGCGTCGGAGTCTGGCGGAGACGGCGTTCGAGGAGATCCCGAGTTCCGACGCCAGATCGCTCGTCGAGGACTGGCGCGGGACGCCGAAGTAGCCAGCGCCGTATGCGGCCACCAGGGCGTCTCGCTGCTCGAGCGTCAGGTCGTACTCGCGCTGTCTGGGCGCCGAGGGCTGGTAGAGCCGTTCGACCTCGAAGTCGCGCCCCTTCTCGTGGAAGTAGTCCTGAAACTCCCCAACGTGGCGTTCCTCGGCGAAGCGGAGCGTGAGATACCACGTGCCGTCCGTCCCGGTCGCCTCGACCACGGCGCCGCGGTGGTCGACCATCGCGTCGACCAGGTCCCTGAACGCCTGCTCCCAGACGACCTTGTACAGTGCGCCGTCGCCGGTGTCCTCCGAGACGCTGACTTCTTCTAACGACGGATCTTCCCGGAGGAGGTCACGGAACT encodes:
- a CDS encoding helix-turn-helix domain-containing protein produces the protein MSVIGEFTVPASAFALEDTLAARPEAVVEAERMATHSTMQVMPFLWESNCDADEFRDLLREDPSLEEVSVSEDTGDGALYKVVWEQAFRDLVDAMVDHRGAVVEATGTDGTWYLTLRFAEERHVGEFQDYFHEKGRDFEVERLYQPSAPRQREYDLTLEQRDALVAAYGAGYFGVPRQSSTSDLASELGISSNAVSARLRRGTANLVGNTLAVDDGDDESDQ
- a CDS encoding DUF7344 domain-containing protein, with the protein product MTTIQTTISPDATLDEAFTALSHERRRAVFRCLQSADGPVGVADLARDVVARERDADGRAIPDEAVERCYVRLHHVHLPKLTDAGFLHYDQDQTTVALADDIGSVGPLLDWATEQAN